TACTCTTGTAAGGCACTGCTTCCTAGTGTACAGGTGTATATGttggatgaaaaaaaaaaacttaaAACGGTGGTACTTGGGTCAATTCAATTGACTATGACTTAATTAATGATGTTGTGAAAATTCtgagaagagaaaaagtttCCAGCACttgatttattattttcctctttatttgttttctgGTCTCAACTTTCTGACTTCTTTGCCGACCTTCCAGATTTCCATGTTTCTGATGGTGtccaattccttttctagTTTTTCTCTGTAGTCAGGTTGGGAGTTGAATTCCAAAGATCTCTTGGTTTCGGTACCGTTCTTGGTAGATTCGTACAAGTCTTGGAAAACAGGCTTCAAAGCGTTCTTGAAGATTGGGTACCAGTCCAAAGCACCTCTTCTGGCGGTGGTAGAGCAAGCATCGTACATGTAGTCCATACCGTACTTACCGATCAATGGGTATAGAGATTGGGTAGCTTCTTCGACGGTTTCGTTGAAGGCTTCGGATGGGGAGTGACCATTTTCTCTCAAGACGTCGTATTGGGCCAAGAACATACCGTGGATACCACCCATTAAACAACCTCTTTCACCGTACAAGTCAGAGTTGACTTCTCTTTCGAAAGTGGTTTGGTAGACGTAACCAGAACCAATGGCAACAGCCAAAGCTTGGGCCTTTTCGTGAGCCTTACCGGTGACATCGTTCCAGACGGCGTAGGAAGAGTTGATACCACGACCTTCCTTGAACAAAGATCTGACGGTTCTACCAGAACCCTTTGGAGCAACCAAGATGACATCCAAGTCCTTTGGTGGTTCGACGTGGGTCAAGTCCTTGAAAACTGGGGAGAAACCGTGGGAGAAGTACAAAGTCTTACCCTTGGTCAACAATGGCTTGATAGTAGACCATGTTTCGGATTGAGCGGCATCGGACAACAAGTTCATGACGTAGGTACCCTTCTTGATGGCTTCTTCAACAGTGAACAAGTTTTGACCTGGGACCCAACCGTCTTCGATGGCAGCCTTCCAAGAAGCACCATCCTTACGGACACCGATGACGACGTTCAAACCATTGTCTCTCAAGTTCAAACCTTGACCGTAACCTTGGGAACCGTAACCGATCAAAGCAAAAGTGTCGTTCTTGAAGTACTTCAACAACTTCTCTCTTGGCCAGTCGGCTCTTTCGTAAACAGTTTCAACGGTACCACCGAAGTTGATTTGCTTCAAACCACGGGTAGCGACCATTGGCTTAACGAAACGGGCAGTTGGCTTGCTGTATGCAGCAGCACGGGCGACCAAAGCAAAGGTTCTCTTGGCAGTGATGACACGGGAGTTGCAGATCAATCTGGCGGCTTGAGTTCTCAACATGTTGTACTTTTACTTGTTTTGCTGAACGGGTAGAAAAATATAACTCCTAAGGTTTAGGttgtatatatgttttTGTATAGTTTAGTAGGCGAATTTACAAGAAACATGGAAGGGGCCAAGTGCAGAAGCAGTTGGGTCAGGTTAGGTCATCCCTTTtatatgaaatttttcatttttttttccaagataCCTGTAcgattatttttttgcgtCCTACGCcgtgatgaaaatttcgCCTGTCGTAACCTGAGCGGGAACGGACCCAGTCTGGGCGCTTGCCAACTGCCAGAGACGGACGGATGAGTCACTTAATCAACTGCGAAGCCAGCGAGTGACTCTGCTGGATGGTCGCAGACCCGGTACCGGGGGAGACCGCTATTGCCGGAATATATTGTTCTAGCAGTACCTCAGCGGCAGCTCGGCAGCTTGGCAGTGGCTACGTTCATGACTGGCATTGGTTCATTGTCTTTGTTTAGCCGTGGCGATGTTGCAAGGGCTTGGATGTTCCATCTCTTGCAGTGGAGCGGAAGAGATGGAACGACACACGACAATGCGGGACGGTATGCCAAGCAAATCTTATAACTTCTCCATTAATATCCGAAGCCAAGTAGCAGGAGCTGCTCAAATATTAAACGCTCAATATCTTGGTTCCTTGCTACTGGACCTTTGTATTGTTTGGTTCTTTGTACTTCTGGCCGGGTAAAAAGCGGGTTAGGGATACGAATCTGGCAAAAACTAAATGAACCTAGGCTTTACTCAATCTTAACCCCGTTCAATCCATTCCAGAAGGAAGGACATAAAAGATCTCTTGTTCACTTGCCACCTTCTTATTACAGGTTGAACTGGACTTACAGTTAGTCTATCACCTTACTATTTCAAGtaccaaaaataaagcaCACTAAGATGTCTGTTTGTCTAGCCATCACAAAGGGTATCGCGGTCTCTTCGATAGGCCTCTATGCCGGTCTTTTGGCTTCCGCTACACTGATCACATCTACCACCCCGCTAGAGGTGGTGACAGGACCGTTAACTCCTACTCTActgactttgaaaaatgcgGCTACTGCTCTGGGGGCCTTTGCATCgactttcttttgtatGAGTTTCTTCGGCGCCCCACCTTCCTTAAGACACCCTTATTTGCTGTATGGTATGCTTGCTGCTCCATTGTCTTCGTTTGTTCTGGGGTGCGCGTCCCACTACAAATCTAGGAAGTATAATAAAGTTTCCAAGGAATCTTCTTTGCTACCCGAGGACAGCAAACCTGTCGTTCCCGAACTAAGCGATTCCATTATTGATTTGGGCGAGGACGCACACACTCCAAAGAACTCAACTCACGATGAGAAGCCTGCCGCTACTACACCACCCAGGCCTGCAGAGGCTCTACAAACCGGACCTCCAATCCACACCAAAAACCTAGTCGCAGCAACTGCTATTGCTATTCTTGGCTTCGTACAAGCCGTAGTAGGCGTCTATGGCGAGGGTCAATTTATTTAGCATTTCCCATTCTCTTATTCATTTCCTTTACAAGAAATTTGTAACTGTCTGGATTTAgcttactttttttcccaagaaaaataagCCTGTTGTTATTCGCAgctttttatatattctcATGGGTTATAAAATAACGTGTTAATGTACGcacatatatatctatatctATATGTATACACAACATATATACGAGTATACGTAATAATACAATATAATATAAATCTGAGATAAGATGTCTTGGCTTTTTTCATGACTGCCACTATTTCACATAACCCGGCCTAGTCTATGGCAAAACTTCGCATGTTACAATGGgaagagagaaaaacaacACAGTTAAAAGTATTGGTAACAACTATTCAATAAATACGCACTACGTCGCGCAGAACCAGACGAAGCGGAGATATTCTACACCGACAGTGCATGATGCCTGACGAAAATTCAAGCTTGTCCACACCAAGTTCAAGCGCATTATACAAAGACCTCAGGAAAGAATATGAATCTCTTTTCACCTTGAAGGAAGACTCTGGTCTGGAAATTTCACCGATATTCAATGTTCTTCCACCGAAGAAGGACTATCCCGACTATTACGCAGTGATCAAGAATCCCGTATCTTTCAATACTTTGAAGAAGCGTATCCCGCACTATACAGATGCTCAGCAGTTTATGAACGACATTGTACAGATACCTTGGAATGCCAAAACCTACAATACAAGAGATTCAGGAATCTACAAATACGCGTTAgtccttgaaaaatatctaaAAGGCACAATTTATACAAActtaaaggaaaaatatacaaaCTTAGAGTATCCTGACTTGGGTCCATTGCCCGATGAACCAGGCTATGAAGAGTTCCAAGagaaattgagaaaaaaggcAGAGGAAGCAGCGAGAGCTAGTGCGGCTAGAGCTTCATCcaattcttcattgaaCTCCAGCGAAGCGGCCAGAAGATTAAGAAAAACTCGTACTGCCTCTGTTAAACGAGAATCTGAGCCAGGGACGGATACGAATAACGATGAAGATTATGAAGCCACGGATATGGACATCGATAACTCGAAAGATTCCGATTTTCCTGAATTAATCAGAAAGCCACTAATAAACATTAATCCATATAACCGGAAACCTCTAAGAGATAATAGGTCCACCACATCATCCCAATCGGGTACCCCTCAACCATTGGGCTCAAGGCATAGGCAGGTTTCGAGAACTCAAGTAAAACGTGGGAGACCCCCAATTATTGATTTGCCCtatattcaaagaatgaaaaatgtcATGAAagtcttgaaaaaagaggtACTGGATAGTGGATTTGGCCTAACAGATCTCTTTGAAAGACTACCTGATAGACACAAGGATGCGAACTACTATGTCATGATAGCTAATCCGATTAGCCTCCAAgatatcaataaaaagGTTAAGACTCGTCGCTACAAAACATTTCAAGAGTTTCAGAATGATTTTAATCTTATGTTGACCAATTTTAGAATTTCACATAGAGGTGATCCTGAAAgtataaaaatatcaaatatcttagaaaaaacatttgCCAATTTAGCAAGATTCGAATTATCCAAACCTGATAGAAGTTTCATTCCAGAGGGTGAGTTGAGATATCCATTAGATGAAGTCACTGTAAATAATTTATCATATCACGTGGGAGACTGGGCACTTCTCCGAAACCAAAATGACCCCCAAAAGCCCATAGTTGGTCAGATTTTCAGATTATGGAAAACCCCAGATGGGAAACAATGGCTGAATGCCTGTTGGTACTATAGACCAGAACAAACCGTGCATAGAGTGGATAGACTATTTTACAAAAACGAGGTAATGAAAACGGGCCAGTACCGTGATCACCTAGTATCGAACTTGGTCGGGAAGTGTTATGTGATCCATTTCACAAGATATCAACGTGGTAACCCCGATATGAAATTAGAGGGCCCATTATTCGTTTGTGAATTCCGCTATAATGAATCAGATAAGATTTTCAACAAGATTAGAACTTGGAAAGCCTGCTTGCCAGAGGAAATTCGTGATCTAGACGAAGTCACCGTCCCAGTAAATGGtagaaaattcttcaagTATCCTTCTCCTATCAGACATCTTTTACCTGCAAATGCAACGCCACATGATCGCATTCCCGAACCGACGATGGGATCTCCTGATGCCCCTCCATTGGTCGGAGCCGTTTACATGAGAGCCAAGATGGAACGTGATGATTTGGGGGAATACGCGACATCAGATGACTGTCCAAGATATATCATCAGACCTAATGATTCCCCTGAAGATGGCCAAGTGGACATCGAAACAGGCACCATTACCACGAACACTCCGACGGCGAATGCTCTTCCGAAAACAGGCTACTCAAGTACCAAACTGGCCAATTTGAGATATAGCAGGTCTTCCATGTCATCAGACAACCAAAATCCCCTTGGTCAACAACAAATACCGCTATCAAGAGTTGGTTCTCCAGGTGCAGGAAGTCCGCTTACTGTACAAGGTTTAAAGCAACATCAATTACAGAGATtacagcagcagcaacatCAGTACCAGCAACAGAAAAGATCTCAGGCATCACGTTACAACATCCCAACCATTATCGACGATTTAACATCACAGGCATCAAGAGGTAATTTGGGAAGTATAACCGTTGATGCTGCCTCTTCGTTTGTCTTGCCTATTTCGATAACAAAAAACGTGGATGTTTTACAGCGTACGGACCCACATAGTCAAACCAAGAGATCTGGAAGAGAAGAGATGTTCCCATGGAAAAAGACGAAGGGCGAAATATTATGGTTCAGAGGACCTAGTGTAATAGTAAATGAACGAATAATAAATTCAGGTGATTCACATCTAAAACAATCATTGAACAGATGGACCAATACcaacaaaaagagaaaactGGAATACGAAGAAGCTGAGGAAACTATAGAAGATATGACTgaaaatgacgaaaatgatgattcCGTGGAACCAGAcgtggaaaatgaaagacaATCCTTACCAGGCCCATTTGTCCTTGGTTTGAGACCCTCGGCTAGGTTCACTGCGCACAGGCTTTCTTTGTTGCGGTCTccttcgtcatcttcatgATCACCTTTATTGCAAAAGTGATAGCATTACCTCTCTTGTCGCGTATTACCCTCTGCGAGCAGAGTCAAACTTCAAAACaaagcaagaaataaaatattatagAAGTTATTATATAGTAGAAAGACATCTGTAAATTTATTATCGTTGTATTAGTAGTAACcatataaaataataatacttTCATTCGAGACTTCCAAGATTCcctcttcaaaataaaaggcTACTCAGCGAATTGTTATAAccaaaaaaggaacaaaCTAATTAATTTAACGATATGTCAGACTACGATAATTACGCTACGCCATTGTCTTCCAGATATGCCTCTAAAGAAATGTCAGCCACTTTCTCTTTAAGAAATAGATTTTCTACATGGAGAAAACTATGGTTAAATTTGGCTATTGctgaaaaggaattggGCTTAACTGTCGTCACTGATGAAGCCATTGAACAAATGCGCCAACATGTTGAAATCAccgatgatgaaattgaaaaggccTCCGCTCAAGAGGCTATTGTAAGACATGACGTCATGGCTCATGTCCATACATTTGGTGAAACTTGTCCCGCTGCTGCTGGTATCATTCACTTAGGTGCTACTTCCTGCTTTGTCACAGACAATGCTGATTTGATTTTTATTAGAGACGCTTACGACATTATTATTCCTAAACTTGTTAATGTTATCAACAGATTGGCTAAGTTCGCTATGGAATACAAGGATTTGCCTGTATTAGGCTGGACCCATTTCCAACCGGCACAATTAACCACTTTAGGTAAGAGAGCAACCCTATGGATACAAGAATTATTGTGGGATTTGagaaactttgaaagaGCTAGAAATGACATCGGGTTACGTGGTGTCAAGGGTACTACCGGTACTCAAGCATCATTCTTAGCGTTGTTTCACGGTAATCATGACAAAGTTGAGGCCCTTGATGCAAGAGTCACCGAATTATTAGGTTTTGATAAGGTGTATCCAGTCACTGGTCAAACTTACTCgagaaaaattgatattGATGTCTTGGCTcctttatcttcttttgctgCTACTGCACATAAAATGGCCACTGATATAAGATTATTGGCTAACTTGAAAGAGGTTGAGGaaccttttgaaaaatcacaAATCGGTTCCTCTGCTATGGCCTATAAGAGAAACCCGATGCGTTGTGAAAGAGTCTGTTCTTTAGCTAGACACCTGGGTTCTTTATTCAGCGATGCAGTTCAAACTGCATCTGTTCAATGGTTTGAAAGAACTTTAGACGATTCTGCCATCAGAAGAATTTCTTTACCGAGTGCATTTTTAACCGCTGACATTCTATTATCCACCCTATTGAACATTTCATCTGGTTTAGTTGTATATCCAAAGGttattgaaagaagaattaaGGGTGAGCTACCTTTCATGGCCActgaaaatattatcatGGCCATGGTTGAAAAGAATGCTTCTAGACAAGAAGTACATGAACGTATTAGAGTACTTTCTCACCAGGCAGCTGCCGTTGTAAAGGAAGAGGGTGGTGAAAATGATTTGATTGAACGTGTGAAGAAAgacgaatttttcaagccGATCTGGGAAGAATTGGATTCTTTACTAGAACCATCCACTTTTGTCGGAAGAGCACCAcaacaagttgaaaaatttgtccAAAAAGACGTTAGCAATGCTTTACaaccttttcaaaagtatcTAAACGATGAACAGGTTAAGTTGAACGTTTGAAGGCTTTGCATGTGCGAATAATTTCTATTATTCTGTTATATtttattaatgaaaaaattacaatTCTTTGCTTATGTACACTTAATTAAGTTCGtaaatagaagaaaacttcctttccaatttttttatttccagCATTGTATTCCTTTCTACTGTCATaatctttttcttcagttttttatttttggttcAAAGATTTGGCAACGTTTATATcgattgaaaaaggaacaTTCACGGTactgatttgaaaaagccATCTTGAAGAACATATATTCTTTGAAGGAAGAACTTGAAGTTTACTACCCAAAAAGGTGCACATTGAATTGATGCCATCCTATAAGATATAGTACGCATAGCTTAGAAATATGAAACCATTTTTATCAAGTCGAAGACAAAGACACGTTCGTGCGATTTGCTTTCATAACGTAAGCCTATTCAAGGCCAACGGAAACTCCAAATTTATGAAGGAGCATGCCGATGGGTTCGTCCCatgttttttcatcttgaagTCTATCAGGGGGGAGCTACTTTATGTGAGTGAGGTACAATCTGATTCTTTACAGAAACTGAGTTTCCAGGAAATACCGAAACTGAATGGTACATCTGCCATGATAATTCTGAACTTAGTGGGAAAAGTTCCAAGTGAAATTTTGCGCAGCATAAGTCTAAATACAAACACCAATGTTGACGATAAATGGTGCGTTTTGTGCACTTACAAGATAGATCTTAATAAGTTAcaattcatcaatgaagACGCAGTTTTAATTACGGGTACTAACACGCCAGTGCTTGAATTGGTAGATGGGTGCTATACATTACCTACCGAAAACGTTAAGCCAATAAAAGAACCGATTGGTTTGCACAAAAGGAATATAAGCGAAATTAAGCTTAAATATTCACTGGCATATAGTTCTTTACTCAAATTAAACAAGTTATTGGAATATTCCTCGCAAGTTcatgaagaaatcaacgAAATTTCCACCAAGATAGAAGAAAGTTTTCCATTGCATAAAAATCAGCATAAGTGGTATATGAAAACTGTACAGAAGTCTATAGAGACACTACTAActaaaaccaaaaaaaaaagtttagaAATGACCCAActcgaaaaaaatggtacgATCAGCCATTCAAAAACTGATGTATCCTTGATATCACAAGATGAATCTATAAACGATGACTACGGAAGTATATACTCCAGGTTCGTGCAGATCAAAGATAGATTAGATCAATTaagattcaaaaaattatttcagCTAGTAGGAATCTTCGCTTCAACGGGGTTGTTTGACACAACAAAAGGTTATATACATTTCGAAGGCCCTTCTAGCATAGATGATGTCGCCGCATACCTTAAATTAAAACCATTAGATATAGGAATCTTATTTGGACAGGCAAATGAATCCACAAAGCGCAGGGAACACATAAACAGTCAATTGGGTTACTACCTGTTATTTCTCTATTTAGCCGCGACTCAAATCTTCAAAGCCCCTTTACCCTATAAGTTGATGTATTATGGTAGCACTTCAGTGATCGAGGGTCAGTACCCTCTCTACTTTACTGACTCAATGATCGCAAGACATCAAGCAAAATTGATCAGAGCAATACGCTATTTTAATGCCAACATTTTACAGTTTAAGCAATTTCTGGAGAATTACTGTCCAACATAGACTGGTAATCAAAAAGGTTTTCCGGACTACCATTTAGTCTTTTCCATGTATGTATATTGTCCTCACTTATATCAATTTCATAAATACGAATACGCCTTTCTGTACCTCCATAACCAGCATAACCGCCTTCTCCACCTCCACCACCATAGCATAACCAAGGTCGGTTTGGTGTAGAGT
This genomic window from Saccharomyces kudriavzevii IFO 1802 strain IFO1802 genome assembly, chromosome: 12 contains:
- the ILV5 gene encoding ketol-acid reductoisomerase (similar to Saccharomyces cerevisiae ILV5 (YLR355C); ancestral locus Anc_4.190), which codes for MLRTQAARLICNSRVITAKRTFALVARAAAYSKPTARFVKPMVATRGLKQINFGGTVETVYERADWPREKLLKYFKNDTFALIGYGSQGYGQGLNLRDNGLNVVIGVRKDGASWKAAIEDGWVPGQNLFTVEEAIKKGTYVMNLLSDAAQSETWSTIKPLLTKGKTLYFSHGFSPVFKDLTHVEPPKDLDVILVAPKGSGRTVRSLFKEGRGINSSYAVWNDVTGKAHEKAQALAVAIGSGYVYQTTFEREVNSDLYGERGCLMGGIHGMFLAQYDVLRENGHSPSEAFNETVEEATQSLYPLIGKYGMDYMYDACSTTARRGALDWYPIFKNALKPVFQDLYESTKNGTETKRSLEFNSQPDYREKLEKELDTIRNMEIWKVGKEVRKLRPENK
- the ATG33 gene encoding Atg33p (similar to Saccharomyces cerevisiae SCM4 (YGR049W) and ATG33 (YLR356W); ancestral locus Anc_4.191); translated protein: MSVCLAITKGIAVSSIGLYAGLLASATLITSTTPLEVVTGPLTPTLLTLKNAATALGAFASTFFCMSFFGAPPSLRHPYLLYGMLAAPLSSFVLGCASHYKSRKYNKVSKESSLLPEDSKPVVPELSDSIIDLGEDAHTPKNSTHDEKPAATTPPRPAEALQTGPPIHTKNLVAATAIAILGFVQAVVGVYGEGQFI
- the RSC2 gene encoding Rsc2p (similar to Saccharomyces cerevisiae RSC1 (YGR056W) and RSC2 (YLR357W); ancestral locus Anc_4.196), whose translation is MMPDENSSLSTPSSSALYKDLRKEYESLFTLKEDSGLEISPIFNVLPPKKDYPDYYAVIKNPVSFNTLKKRIPHYTDAQQFMNDIVQIPWNAKTYNTRDSGIYKYALVLEKYLKGTIYTNLKEKYTNLEYPDLGPLPDEPGYEEFQEKLRKKAEEAARASAARASSNSSLNSSEAARRLRKTRTASVKRESEPGTDTNNDEDYEATDMDIDNSKDSDFPELIRKPLININPYNRKPLRDNRSTTSSQSGTPQPLGSRHRQVSRTQVKRGRPPIIDLPYIQRMKNVMKVLKKEVLDSGFGLTDLFERLPDRHKDANYYVMIANPISLQDINKKVKTRRYKTFQEFQNDFNLMLTNFRISHRGDPESIKISNILEKTFANLARFELSKPDRSFIPEGELRYPLDEVTVNNLSYHVGDWALLRNQNDPQKPIVGQIFRLWKTPDGKQWLNACWYYRPEQTVHRVDRLFYKNEVMKTGQYRDHLVSNLVGKCYVIHFTRYQRGNPDMKLEGPLFVCEFRYNESDKIFNKIRTWKACLPEEIRDLDEVTVPVNGRKFFKYPSPIRHLLPANATPHDRIPEPTMGSPDAPPLVGAVYMRAKMERDDLGEYATSDDCPRYIIRPNDSPEDGQVDIETGTITTNTPTANALPKTGYSSTKLANLRYSRSSMSSDNQNPLGQQQIPLSRVGSPGAGSPLTVQGLKQHQLQRLQQQQHQYQQQKRSQASRYNIPTIIDDLTSQASRGNLGSITVDAASSFVLPISITKNVDVLQRTDPHSQTKRSGREEMFPWKKTKGEILWFRGPSVIVNERIINSGDSHLKQSLNRWTNTNKKRKLEYEEAEETIEDMTENDENDDSVEPDVENERQSLPGPFVLGLRPSARFTAHRLSLLRSPSSSS
- the ADE13 gene encoding adenylosuccinase ADE13 (similar to Saccharomyces cerevisiae ADE13 (YLR359W); ancestral locus Anc_4.197); this encodes MSDYDNYATPLSSRYASKEMSATFSLRNRFSTWRKLWLNLAIAEKELGLTVVTDEAIEQMRQHVEITDDEIEKASAQEAIVRHDVMAHVHTFGETCPAAAGIIHLGATSCFVTDNADLIFIRDAYDIIIPKLVNVINRLAKFAMEYKDLPVLGWTHFQPAQLTTLGKRATLWIQELLWDLRNFERARNDIGLRGVKGTTGTQASFLALFHGNHDKVEALDARVTELLGFDKVYPVTGQTYSRKIDIDVLAPLSSFAATAHKMATDIRLLANLKEVEEPFEKSQIGSSAMAYKRNPMRCERVCSLARHLGSLFSDAVQTASVQWFERTLDDSAIRRISLPSAFLTADILLSTLLNISSGLVVYPKVIERRIKGELPFMATENIIMAMVEKNASRQEVHERIRVLSHQAAAVVKEEGGENDLIERVKKDEFFKPIWEELDSLLEPSTFVGRAPQQVEKFVQKDVSNALQPFQKYLNDEQVKLNV
- the VPS38 gene encoding Vps38p (similar to Saccharomyces cerevisiae VPS38 (YLR360W); ancestral locus Anc_4.199) → MKPFLSSRRQRHVRAICFHNVSLFKANGNSKFMKEHADGFVPCFFILKSIRGELLYVSEVQSDSLQKLSFQEIPKLNGTSAMIILNLVGKVPSEILRSISLNTNTNVDDKWCVLCTYKIDLNKLQFINEDAVLITGTNTPVLELVDGCYTLPTENVKPIKEPIGLHKRNISEIKLKYSLAYSSLLKLNKLLEYSSQVHEEINEISTKIEESFPLHKNQHKWYMKTVQKSIETLLTKTKKKSLEMTQLEKNGTISHSKTDVSLISQDESINDDYGSIYSRFVQIKDRLDQLRFKKLFQLVGIFASTGLFDTTKGYIHFEGPSSIDDVAAYLKLKPLDIGILFGQANESTKRREHINSQLGYYLLFLYLAATQIFKAPLPYKLMYYGSTSVIEGQYPLYFTDSMIARHQAKLIRAIRYFNANILQFKQFLENYCPT